TCACCCCATGCAGCGGGCTTCGCAGGCCCACTTCACCTATCGCGCCAGCGCCTATTTCCCCGGCGAAAGCGACGATGCGGAATTCTTCGAATGGCGGCGCGGGCATCATGTCCATATCGGCCATGACGTCTGGATCGGGCACGGCGCCATCGTGCTGCCGGGCCGCAACGTCGGCACCGGCGCCGTGGTCGCCGCCGGTGCGATCGTGACCAAGGACGTGCCGGCCTACACCATCGTTGCCGGAAATCCGGCGCGGATCATCAAGCGGCGGTTTCCGGAAGATGTCACCAGCCGGCTGGCGGACCTCGCCTGGTGGGACTGGGACCATGAAACCCTGCGCCGCGCCCTGCCCGACTTCCGCAAACTGGCCGTCGAGGATTTTCTCGGGAAGTATGAGGCTGCGGCGATCTCCGGGCGTTCGCACGCGAGACAGCGAAGCGCCGCGTCATGACCAGTATATCGATCGAAGGCGGCCGGGCGCTGCTCGGCGGAAAGTTTGTCGATACCACGTTGCGGATCTCCGGGCGCGACATCACCGCTCTGGATTCGGCACCGCAACGAGGCACCTTCGGCATCGATGCCAGCGGCCTGAAGGTGCTGCCGGGCATCATCGACCTGCACGGCGATGCGTTCGAGCGCCAGATGATGCCGCGGCCCGGCGTCGACTTTCCCGTCGACGTGGCGCTGGCCGACAGCGACCGGCAGGCGATCGCAAGCGGCATCACGACCGTCTTTCATGCCGCGACCTGGTCCTGGGAGCCGGGCCTGCGCAGCGCTAACAACGCCCGACAGTTGCTCGAAGCCATCGAGGCGCTGAGGCCGCAACTCGCGGCGGACACCCGCTTCCACCTGCGCCACGAGACCTACAATCTCGATGCCGAAGCCGAGATCGGCCAATGGCTGTCCGGCGGCAGGATCGATCTGTTTGCGTTCAACGACCACATGGATTCGACGGTCGCCAACCTTGCCAAGCCGCAGAAGCGAAGCCGCATGGTCGAACGCACCGGCCTTTCGAGCGAGGCATTCGATTCGTTGGTCGAGCGCGTCGTTTCCCGCAGTCACGACGTCCCGGCGTCGATCTCGCGGCTGGCGAAGGCGGCGCGCGGCGCCGACGTCCGAATGCTGTCGCATGACGACGAGAGCCCGGCAATGCGCAGGGCATTTCGGTCCCAAGGCGTCAGCATCGCCGAATTTCCGGTCAACGAGGAAACCGCGCGCGAGGCGGCCGAAGCCGGCGACTTCATCGTGTTCGGCGCGCCCAATGTCGTGCGTGGGGGCAGCCATACCGGCTGGACCAAAGCCGCCGACATGGTCGCCAAAGGCTTATGCTCGGTGCTCGCCTCCGACTACTACTATCCGGCGCAGCTATTGGCCGCGTTCCGCCTCGCCGCCGACGGCGTGCTGCCGCTTGCCGACGCCTGGCACCTGATATCGGCGGGCCCGGCCAACGCCGCGGGCCTCACCGATCGCGGCGTTCTCGCGGAAGGCCGGCGCGCCGACATCATCCTCGTCGATGACGAGGCGCCGCTGCGACCGCGCATCGTCGGCGTCCTCGCTGCGGGCCGGGTGGTTCATCTCACGGAAGCCGACCGCTTGACCCGGTTCACGACCGTCCCGCGCAAGGCGGTTGCAGCCGCGTGAAGCGACTTTATTCTGCTGATATGGCCGACTTTCCCCGCTACGCGATCTACTATACCCCGGCGCCCGGCAGCGGCCTCGATCGCTTCGGCGCACAACTGCTCGGCTATGATGCCTACAGCGGCGAAGACCTGCCCTTTCCGGACGGCATCCTGCAGGAAGTACCGGATTGGCGCGAGATGACCGGCGATCCGCGAAAATACGGCTTTCACGCCACGCTGAAGGCGCCGCTGTCGCTGGCGCCCGGGAGGACCGAGGCCGAGCTTGTGGCCGCCTGTGCGGCCTTCGCCGCCACGCCCCGGGCGATTCCGGTCATCAGCCCGGTCGTCGGTTCGATCAGCGGCTTTATCGCGGTGATCCCGGCGGAGCCGTCACCGGAGCTGATCCGCCTCGCGGCCGATTGCGTCAGTGAATTCGATTCATTCCGTGCGCCGCTCACCGAAACGGACCGCACCCGGCGCAATCCTTCCCAATTGACATCGCGGCAGCGCGAACATCTCGATCGCTGGGGATATCCCTATGCGATGGAGGACTTCCGCTTCCACATGACGCTCACGGGCCGACTTGATGCCGCGCGGCGAGATCCGGTCCTGGCGATGCTGGCGGGCCGCTTTTCCGCGTGCCGACTGACGACGCTGCCAATCGACCGGATCGCCGTTTTTCGTCAGGAGAACGCCGCCTCCCGATTTCGGGTCGTCGGCCACTGGCAACTGCGCCCAAGGCACTCCTGACCGGACGAGACTCCTGCCGATGCCAAGCGTCGGCGGGAAGGCACTTCGAATATGAAGTTTTCATGAATGATCTAGCGCAATGAAACTGTCGCCAATGCCGGGCATATCCTCGCCACTGCTTTGGATTGACAAGCCATGAAATCTCAAATCATCGAACAGCTCGGACAAGCCGACATTCTGCTGCCCTCGCTCGTTGCGGAGGGATTGGCCGCCAACGATCGCGTCAAGGTTCGCATGAGCGCGCTTCAGGCGGCATCACACCACGCGCAGCAGCCCGACCGCCCGGCCACCGATTTGCATGTCGAATGTCACGCCGCCGGCATCGCGCCTGCGGCACTTGCGACACTGATTGGCGGCGCACATCTTGCTGGCGACGGCCGAATGGCTGCACCCAATCTCGCCAGGCTGATGAAGGAAATCCACGACGACGTGGCGGCGATGATCCGGGCCGTGAACGCCGGCAAGCCGTCCGAGGGCGAAACCATGGGTGCGCGGCTCGCGGCAATCCGCGCCGCCGGCACGCTCGAGGCGTCGAATGAAATCGAAATCGCGCGCATCGCCAAATTGACCGGCGTGGCGCAGGACGGCGCCGACAGCCTGCATCGGCTGGTGATGGACTTGCACAAGGCGCTCAACCGGCTGGCCGCGGGGTGCTCCGAGGAAATCCTGGCGGGCGCCCATGTCTTCGGCCTGCACCCCGAGGACCGTGCGCCTGTGGAAAGTTTCATGCAGGGGCTCAACGAAACCCGTACCCTGAAGTTCGAGCATCCTGGCCTCGATACCATGGCGACGCGGTCGGGCGGCCGATTGCTGATTCAGAACGATATCGGGACCACCGATGCCCATGTGGTGGTCATCGCGGTCAAGAAGAATGCAGTGACGGTGACCTATACCGACGTGCATCGGGCGCGCGCGAAGTTCTTCATCGCCCTTTTCGACAAATTCGAGGCGAAATGGAGTGGACTCGATCGCCATACCGCTGCCGGTCTCGGCGACGACAACGCCTTCTATCTCGTCACCGGGCAGTATCAGGCCGACAGCGCCGCGGATCGCAATGCCTTCCTGACCGCCCTCGGCGCGGCACTGGTGTTCCTGATCGACTGGAACAAGGCGCGCAAGCTCCTGCGCAACTGGGTGGCAAAGGAAGATGCGGCCCGTATTCTCGAATGGGCCGCCCGGCAACGATTCGGTCACCGCGCC
The genomic region above belongs to Bradyrhizobium sediminis and contains:
- a CDS encoding DUF1045 domain-containing protein, with the translated sequence MADFPRYAIYYTPAPGSGLDRFGAQLLGYDAYSGEDLPFPDGILQEVPDWREMTGDPRKYGFHATLKAPLSLAPGRTEAELVAACAAFAATPRAIPVISPVVGSISGFIAVIPAEPSPELIRLAADCVSEFDSFRAPLTETDRTRRNPSQLTSRQREHLDRWGYPYAMEDFRFHMTLTGRLDAARRDPVLAMLAGRFSACRLTTLPIDRIAVFRQENAASRFRVVGHWQLRPRHS
- a CDS encoding alpha-D-ribose 1-methylphosphonate 5-triphosphate diphosphatase, which encodes MTSISIEGGRALLGGKFVDTTLRISGRDITALDSAPQRGTFGIDASGLKVLPGIIDLHGDAFERQMMPRPGVDFPVDVALADSDRQAIASGITTVFHAATWSWEPGLRSANNARQLLEAIEALRPQLAADTRFHLRHETYNLDAEAEIGQWLSGGRIDLFAFNDHMDSTVANLAKPQKRSRMVERTGLSSEAFDSLVERVVSRSHDVPASISRLAKAARGADVRMLSHDDESPAMRRAFRSQGVSIAEFPVNEETAREAAEAGDFIVFGAPNVVRGGSHTGWTKAADMVAKGLCSVLASDYYYPAQLLAAFRLAADGVLPLADAWHLISAGPANAAGLTDRGVLAEGRRADIILVDDEAPLRPRIVGVLAAGRVVHLTEADRLTRFTTVPRKAVAAA
- a CDS encoding transferase hexapeptide repeat family protein, with translation MTGKMLSVEPTIDPTATLHETKLGAYCEVGARTILHEVAMDDYSYVVNDAQITYTTIGKFCSIAAMTRINPGNHPMQRASQAHFTYRASAYFPGESDDAEFFEWRRGHHVHIGHDVWIGHGAIVLPGRNVGTGAVVAAGAIVTKDVPAYTIVAGNPARIIKRRFPEDVTSRLADLAWWDWDHETLRRALPDFRKLAVEDFLGKYEAAAISGRSHARQRSAAS